A single genomic interval of Nostoc commune NIES-4072 harbors:
- a CDS encoding Uma2 family endonuclease yields the protein MNTVVLNLEPIAHLTDEQFYQLCVANRDLSLEMNAAGELIIMPPVGGESGNQEADLITDLNNWNRQAKLGKVFSSSTIFILPNGAKRSPDAAWVKLERWEALTAEQRKKFPPLVPDFLIELRSETDRLAPIQEKMQEYIKNGLRLGWLINPQDRQVEIYRLLKAVEVVQMPAIVSGEDILPGFELQV from the coding sequence ATGAATACTGTTGTGCTAAATCTAGAACCGATTGCTCATTTAACCGATGAGCAATTTTATCAATTGTGTGTTGCCAATCGTGACTTAAGCCTGGAAATGAATGCAGCTGGAGAATTAATAATTATGCCACCAGTAGGAGGAGAAAGCGGAAATCAAGAAGCAGATTTAATTACAGACTTAAATAATTGGAATCGTCAAGCAAAATTAGGGAAAGTTTTTAGTTCTTCAACTATCTTTATACTTCCCAACGGTGCAAAACGTTCTCCTGATGCTGCTTGGGTAAAATTGGAGCGGTGGGAAGCTTTAACAGCAGAACAACGAAAAAAATTTCCGCCACTTGTACCCGACTTTTTGATTGAACTGCGATCGGAGACAGATCGCCTTGCACCGATTCAAGAGAAAATGCAGGAATACATTAAAAATGGTCTGCGTTTGGGCTGGCTAATTAATCCTCAAGATCGCCAAGTTGAAATTTACCGACTTTTGAAAGCTGTAGAAGTTGTGCAAATGCCAGCGATTGTTTCTGGAGAAGATATTTTACCTGGATTTGAGTTGCAAGTATAA
- a CDS encoding chorismate lyase produces MSITFTATNNLTLPTAWHRLTPIWQGGEEVIQKSLPHTQLAPAWQLMLLGDGSPTRHLELLTSEPVEVDVIDMSLIGMDLDGAPDLIQAVPGPRLRRQVWLRTASGQRLAYATSWWEASHVDEYLQNRSLPIWASLARLRTELYRDVRGIYYGDSSALESGFDVTGPFWGRHYLFWHHGQPLTLIYEVFSPYLTKYLGAMQLNSLNY; encoded by the coding sequence TTGAGTATTACTTTTACGGCGACAAACAACCTAACACTGCCAACAGCTTGGCATCGCCTCACTCCGATTTGGCAAGGAGGGGAGGAAGTAATTCAAAAAAGTTTACCTCATACTCAGCTAGCACCTGCTTGGCAGCTAATGCTTTTGGGTGACGGCTCTCCAACACGTCACCTAGAATTGCTTACAAGTGAGCCTGTAGAAGTAGATGTCATTGATATGTCATTGATTGGCATGGACTTAGATGGCGCTCCTGATTTAATCCAAGCTGTACCAGGGCCGCGATTACGGCGGCAAGTGTGGCTGCGGACTGCTTCGGGTCAGCGATTAGCCTATGCTACCTCGTGGTGGGAAGCTAGTCATGTAGATGAGTATTTGCAAAATCGTTCATTACCAATTTGGGCGAGTTTAGCTCGTCTTCGCACAGAACTGTATCGGGATGTTCGAGGAATTTACTATGGTGACTCATCGGCGCTAGAGTCTGGTTTTGATGTAACTGGGCCTTTTTGGGGTCGCCATTACTTGTTTTGGCATCATGGACAGCCACTAACCTTAATTTATGAAGTTTTTTCGCCTTATTTAACTAAATATTTGGGGGCTATGCAATTAAATTCCCTAAACTATTAA